The following proteins come from a genomic window of Maribacter sp. HTCC2170:
- the fahA gene encoding fumarylacetoacetase: MSITANNPSLKTWVPTHENTDFPIQNIPFGVFLTRDDIITIGTRIGDTAIDLGAMHQLGYFEGIPLTDDIFLQDTLNDFISDGKKTWRLVRNRISSIFNIENKTLQNNQDHRNTVLFDIDEIEMQLPVQIGDYTDFYSSREHATNVGTMFRDPENALMPNWLHIPVGYHGRSSTIIPSGVPVHRPTGQTMPKGATEPVFGPSRLVDFELEMAFITTDANKMGESISVNEAENHIFGMVLFNDWSARDIQKWEYVPLGPFLAKSFASSISPWIITLDALEPYRAKSPSQNPEPLPYLTQSGDHSFDIQLELDIVTDKGVSTTVSKSNFKYMYWTMAQQLAHHTVNGCKVNSGDMMGSGTISGPTPDSYGSMLELAWQGTKPVELNDGSERKFIHDNDTVVIRGFCEKNGQKLGFGEVSTKLLPAFESNSNK; this comes from the coding sequence ATGTCTATTACCGCAAATAATCCAAGTTTAAAAACATGGGTTCCTACTCATGAAAACACTGACTTCCCCATTCAAAATATTCCATTTGGAGTTTTTTTGACCAGAGATGATATCATTACAATTGGAACCAGAATCGGAGATACAGCAATTGACTTAGGCGCAATGCACCAATTGGGATACTTTGAAGGTATCCCGTTAACCGATGATATTTTCCTTCAAGACACCTTGAATGATTTTATTTCCGACGGAAAAAAAACTTGGAGACTTGTACGAAATCGTATTAGTTCTATCTTCAATATTGAAAACAAAACACTACAGAATAATCAAGATCACAGGAACACCGTTCTTTTTGATATTGATGAAATAGAAATGCAATTACCAGTACAAATAGGCGATTATACTGATTTTTATTCAAGTCGCGAGCATGCAACAAATGTTGGCACTATGTTTCGTGATCCCGAGAATGCGCTAATGCCCAACTGGCTTCACATACCGGTTGGTTATCATGGAAGAAGTTCTACCATTATTCCGAGTGGAGTTCCAGTACATAGACCAACAGGACAAACCATGCCAAAGGGAGCAACAGAACCTGTTTTTGGACCATCAAGATTAGTGGACTTTGAATTGGAAATGGCCTTTATCACTACTGATGCCAACAAAATGGGCGAATCTATCTCTGTCAATGAAGCCGAGAATCACATTTTTGGTATGGTTTTGTTCAATGATTGGAGTGCACGTGATATACAGAAGTGGGAATATGTTCCGTTAGGCCCTTTCTTGGCCAAGAGTTTCGCTTCTTCAATCTCGCCATGGATCATAACCCTAGATGCTTTGGAGCCCTATCGAGCTAAGAGTCCTAGCCAAAATCCAGAACCTTTACCTTATTTAACTCAAAGTGGCGATCATAGTTTTGATATTCAACTGGAATTAGACATTGTTACTGATAAAGGTGTCTCAACTACAGTTTCAAAATCTAATTTCAAATATATGTATTGGACCATGGCCCAGCAATTGGCTCACCATACAGTAAATGGCTGTAAAGTCAATAGTGGAGATATGATGGGCAGTGGAACCATTTCTGGCCCTACACCCGATTCTTATGGCTCTATGCTCGAACTGGCTTGGCAAGGCACCAAACCAGTTGAACTAAATGATGGTAGCGAACGAAAGTTTATTCATGACAATGATACCGTTGTAATTAGGGGCTTTTGTGAAAAAAACGGTCAAAAACTAGGTTTTGGTGAAGTGTCCACAAAATTACTCCCGGCATTCGAATCCAATTCCAACAAATAA
- the ytxJ gene encoding bacillithiol system redox-active protein YtxJ has translation MGLFNNLFGKTKDDDGKTGHRVPWKPLVSVDQLDEIAEKSSDKTQLIFKHSTTCGISRMVLNTFNNSYEFSEEQFDVYYLDLHSYREVSNETGYKFQVMHQSPQLLVIRNGVAIAHSSHGGINDVGLSEYI, from the coding sequence ATGGGATTATTCAATAATCTATTTGGAAAGACAAAAGATGATGATGGAAAAACTGGCCACAGGGTACCTTGGAAACCATTGGTGTCTGTTGATCAATTGGATGAAATTGCAGAAAAATCAAGTGATAAAACGCAGCTTATTTTCAAACATTCTACAACTTGTGGGATAAGCAGGATGGTATTAAATACTTTTAATAATAGCTATGAATTTTCAGAAGAGCAATTTGATGTTTATTATTTGGATTTGCATAGTTATAGAGAAGTGTCAAATGAAACAGGATATAAATTCCAAGTAATGCACCAGTCGCCACAGCTACTTGTTATTCGAAATGGAGTTGCAATAGCACATAGTTCTCATGGGGGCATCAATGATGTAGGGCTAAGTGAATATATATAA
- the clpB gene encoding ATP-dependent chaperone ClpB translates to MNFNNFTIKSQEAIQLAQQVAQEREHQQIENEHIFKAISQVDENVLPFILKKLSVNSNLLNQILEKELESLPKVSGGEIMVSREAGKSLTEAGIIAKKMEDEFVSIEHLLLAILKSKSKISQILKDQGVTEKDLKAAIEELRKGGKVTSQSAEETYNSLEKYARNLNQMADSGKLDPVIGRDEEIRRILQILSRRTKNNPMLVGEPGVGKTAIAEGLAHRIIQGDIPENLKDKIIYSLDMGALIAGAKYKGEFEERLKAVIKEVTSSDGNIVLFIDEIHTLVGAGGGQGAMDAANILKPALARGELRAIGATTLDEYQKYFEKDKALERRFQKVVVNEPETESAISILRGIKEKYEAHHKVRIKDEAVIAAVELSQRYITNRFLPDKAIDLIDEAASKLRMEINSKPEELDVLDRKIMQLEIEIEAIKREDDKAKLKLLNVDLANYKEKRNGVFAKWESEKSVVDAIQKAKQDIEDHKLEAERAERSGDYGKVAELRYGKIKEAQENLDVLQNELLEQQKGDTLIKEEVTNEDIAEVVAKWTGIPLTKMLQSEREKLLKLEEVLHKRVVGQEEAIQAVSDAIRRSRAGLQDTKKPIGSFLFLGTTGVGKTELAKTLAAYLFDDENAMTRIDMSEYQERHSVSRLVGAPPGYVGYDEGGQLTEAVRRRPYSVVLLDEIEKAHPDTFNILLQVLDEGRLTDNKGRVADFKNTIIIMTSNMGSHIIQEKFENNKDIHSASETARIEVLGLLRKTIRPEFLNRIDDIIMFTPLSKSDITQIVVLQIEQLKKMLSKQHITIDATNEAITHLANKGYDPQYGARPIKRVIQKEVLNSLSKELLSGSIKTDSIVLIDSFDDQLVFRNQSELVN, encoded by the coding sequence ATGAACTTTAATAATTTCACAATAAAATCACAGGAGGCCATTCAACTCGCCCAGCAAGTTGCACAAGAAAGGGAGCATCAGCAAATTGAAAACGAACATATTTTTAAGGCAATTTCACAAGTAGATGAAAATGTTTTACCATTTATTTTGAAAAAACTAAGCGTTAATTCAAACTTATTGAATCAGATTCTTGAAAAAGAACTGGAAAGTTTGCCAAAAGTTTCTGGAGGCGAAATCATGGTTTCCCGAGAGGCAGGCAAAAGCTTGACCGAAGCAGGTATTATCGCCAAAAAAATGGAAGATGAGTTTGTTTCAATTGAACACCTGTTACTTGCCATTTTAAAATCCAAAAGCAAGATTTCGCAAATACTAAAAGATCAAGGGGTAACCGAAAAGGATCTTAAGGCTGCCATTGAAGAACTTCGCAAAGGCGGAAAAGTCACCTCACAGAGTGCAGAAGAAACATACAACTCTTTGGAAAAGTATGCTAGAAACCTAAACCAAATGGCAGATAGCGGTAAGCTAGATCCTGTCATTGGGCGTGATGAAGAAATTCGACGCATTCTTCAGATACTTTCGAGAAGAACCAAAAATAACCCCATGCTCGTAGGTGAACCCGGTGTGGGTAAGACAGCAATTGCCGAAGGATTAGCCCATAGAATAATTCAGGGTGATATTCCCGAAAACCTAAAAGATAAAATTATCTATTCTTTGGATATGGGTGCACTTATTGCCGGAGCAAAATATAAGGGTGAGTTTGAAGAACGATTGAAAGCCGTAATAAAGGAAGTTACTTCTTCCGATGGGAACATTGTTTTGTTTATTGATGAAATCCACACCCTTGTAGGTGCTGGAGGCGGTCAAGGAGCAATGGATGCAGCGAACATACTTAAACCAGCACTGGCAAGAGGTGAACTTAGGGCGATTGGTGCCACTACTTTGGATGAATATCAAAAGTACTTTGAAAAAGACAAAGCCTTAGAAAGAAGATTTCAAAAAGTAGTGGTCAATGAACCAGAAACTGAAAGTGCGATTTCCATATTGAGAGGAATCAAAGAAAAATATGAGGCACACCACAAAGTTCGTATTAAGGACGAAGCAGTAATTGCTGCTGTTGAACTTTCTCAACGCTATATTACCAATCGCTTTTTGCCAGACAAGGCTATTGACCTAATCGACGAGGCTGCCTCTAAACTGAGAATGGAAATCAACTCAAAGCCTGAGGAACTAGATGTACTTGATAGAAAAATAATGCAACTTGAGATTGAAATTGAGGCAATCAAACGTGAAGATGACAAGGCCAAGTTAAAACTATTAAATGTTGATCTTGCTAATTATAAGGAAAAACGAAATGGAGTTTTTGCTAAATGGGAAAGTGAAAAATCTGTCGTAGATGCTATTCAAAAAGCTAAACAGGACATTGAAGACCATAAACTAGAAGCTGAACGTGCCGAAAGAAGTGGTGACTACGGAAAAGTTGCCGAGCTTAGATATGGAAAAATTAAAGAAGCTCAGGAGAATTTGGACGTTTTGCAAAATGAACTTCTAGAGCAACAGAAAGGAGATACACTCATAAAAGAAGAAGTCACCAATGAGGACATAGCTGAAGTCGTTGCCAAATGGACAGGGATTCCCTTAACTAAAATGCTTCAAAGTGAGCGGGAAAAATTGTTAAAGCTTGAAGAAGTGTTACATAAACGAGTAGTTGGTCAAGAAGAGGCCATACAGGCAGTTTCAGATGCCATTCGAAGAAGTAGAGCGGGGTTACAAGATACTAAAAAGCCAATCGGATCTTTCCTTTTCTTAGGAACAACCGGTGTTGGTAAAACTGAGCTTGCAAAAACCCTAGCGGCCTATTTATTCGATGACGAAAATGCAATGACCAGAATAGATATGAGTGAATATCAAGAAAGGCACTCTGTAAGTAGATTGGTTGGTGCACCTCCAGGATATGTGGGTTATGACGAAGGTGGCCAGTTAACAGAAGCCGTTAGAAGAAGACCTTATTCAGTAGTATTATTGGATGAAATTGAAAAAGCACACCCAGATACTTTCAATATTCTGTTGCAAGTACTTGATGAAGGAAGGCTAACTGACAACAAAGGTAGAGTCGCTGATTTCAAAAACACAATAATCATTATGACCAGTAATATGGGCAGTCATATTATTCAAGAAAAGTTTGAAAACAATAAAGACATCCATAGTGCTTCGGAGACTGCCAGAATTGAAGTTCTAGGTTTATTGAGAAAAACAATTCGACCAGAATTCCTTAATAGAATTGATGACATTATTATGTTCACTCCTTTAAGTAAATCAGATATAACCCAGATTGTGGTTCTTCAAATAGAGCAATTGAAAAAAATGCTCAGTAAGCAGCATATAACAATTGATGCCACCAATGAGGCAATCACACATCTCGCTAATAAGGGTTATGACCCGCAATATGGGGCCAGACCCATTAAAAGAGTAATACAAAAAGAGGTGCTAAATAGTCTGTCCAAAGAATTGTTGAGTGGATCCATAAAAACTGACAGCATAGTTTTGATAGATTCTTTTGATGACCAACTGGTCTTTAGAAACCAAAGTGAATTAGTGAATTAA
- a CDS encoding TetR/AcrR family transcriptional regulator: MTTKAERTTAFIIETVAPVFNKHGYIGTSMSDLTEATGLTKGALYGNFENKEALALAAYEYSIDKLLLEIDSRLNIEGGSLEKLFSLTKFYRNYDVFTNEMGGCPVLNVGVDAQHNNKQLAAAASETVKTIEGKIALILENGVNNNELRLPVPPLQFAKQLYTMLQGAITMSTITKDRKYLMNTVAYIEVLVKKEIKK; this comes from the coding sequence ATGACCACAAAAGCCGAAAGAACTACCGCTTTTATAATTGAAACTGTTGCACCAGTCTTTAATAAGCACGGTTATATTGGCACGAGTATGAGCGATTTGACAGAAGCGACAGGTCTTACAAAAGGTGCCCTTTATGGTAATTTTGAAAACAAGGAAGCTTTGGCATTAGCGGCCTACGAATACAGTATCGACAAATTGCTTTTAGAGATTGATAGTCGATTGAATATTGAAGGAGGTTCTCTGGAAAAGCTTTTCTCTCTCACAAAATTTTATCGAAATTACGATGTTTTCACTAACGAAATGGGAGGATGCCCCGTTTTGAATGTTGGTGTTGACGCACAACATAATAACAAACAATTAGCAGCTGCGGCAAGTGAAACCGTCAAAACAATTGAAGGAAAGATTGCTCTGATCCTTGAAAATGGAGTCAATAATAATGAACTTCGATTACCGGTACCTCCCCTACAATTTGCGAAACAATTGTACACTATGCTTCAAGGTGCTATTACAATGAGTACCATTACAAAAGATCGTAAATACCTTATGAACACAGTTGCCTATATAGAGGTCTTGGTTAAGAAAGAAATTAAGAAGTAA
- a CDS encoding type IX secretion system membrane protein PorP/SprF, whose translation MPKAKLSILFFLIACAMNSQEVGLPLDLRQHNLTSSNSVLFNPAFSSNYESSQSIGLWTRWQWQMIDGDPTTLFLNYTGRLDDSSSMGVGFYQHNTGVYLNTGGVVNYSRTYDFADNVQISLGINVFAYLNQLADDRFQIDPQIQLPLQSNTEDFIVQIAPGILFRYDKLSLGLVSENLIGYNITTKENSPFSADKIILGTVGYVFPLSVGELENSAFISPVIYFKAIPGFSKQIGLNTSLITNRFWAQAGYNSFYGISIGGGGKFFNRFSLGVLAEFGTESGLKEKDPTFELVTSFDFGRIKPRKKIKSFEEPKEESLEEIAENEKIKDELSKAETLALKKEKQQQAKELKRKTRDSLALVKKEADLAADLKKEQNRKADSISRSKQKEALALQRITKQKRLDSITAANKAKSIAEVNKQKEQVRQDSIKKAKEADALADAQQKEIQRKVDSINAIKVAAEAAAKEKARLAEIAQKTEEDKPQAGEKYEEVVGEDGLTPGYYLIANVFGTKRYFDAFMADLNKKGLQPKSFFRSRNKYNYVYLERYDTMGEARKARDGKFNGRYAEKTWIYRVVAK comes from the coding sequence ATGCCAAAAGCCAAACTCTCTATTTTATTTTTTTTGATTGCCTGTGCAATGAATTCACAAGAAGTTGGCCTTCCTTTAGATTTGAGGCAGCATAATCTTACAAGTAGTAACTCTGTTCTTTTCAATCCGGCATTCTCGAGCAACTACGAAAGTTCTCAATCCATAGGACTATGGACTCGTTGGCAATGGCAAATGATAGATGGTGACCCAACCACTTTGTTTCTAAATTACACGGGTAGATTAGATGATTCATCATCAATGGGGGTAGGTTTTTACCAGCATAATACAGGGGTTTACTTAAACACTGGGGGTGTTGTTAATTATTCAAGGACATATGATTTCGCTGATAATGTGCAGATTTCTTTAGGAATAAATGTTTTTGCTTACTTAAATCAGTTGGCAGATGACCGTTTCCAGATAGATCCTCAAATACAATTGCCCTTACAAAGCAATACAGAAGATTTTATAGTTCAAATTGCTCCAGGTATACTCTTTAGATATGACAAGCTTAGTTTGGGTCTTGTATCTGAAAATTTGATTGGATATAACATTACTACTAAGGAAAATAGTCCATTTTCTGCGGATAAGATTATTCTGGGTACAGTAGGCTATGTTTTTCCTTTAAGTGTAGGTGAATTAGAAAATTCGGCATTTATTAGCCCTGTTATTTATTTCAAGGCCATACCTGGGTTTAGCAAACAAATCGGGTTGAACACAAGCCTTATTACTAATAGGTTTTGGGCCCAAGCCGGATATAATAGTTTTTATGGAATTTCCATTGGAGGCGGTGGTAAGTTTTTTAATAGATTTTCACTTGGGGTCTTGGCAGAATTTGGTACTGAATCTGGATTAAAAGAAAAAGACCCTACTTTTGAATTGGTTACTTCTTTTGATTTTGGAAGAATTAAACCAAGAAAAAAGATTAAATCGTTCGAAGAACCTAAAGAAGAGTCATTGGAAGAGATTGCTGAGAATGAAAAGATAAAAGATGAATTGTCGAAAGCAGAAACTTTAGCCCTTAAAAAAGAGAAGCAGCAGCAAGCCAAAGAATTAAAAAGAAAAACAAGAGATTCACTTGCTTTAGTTAAGAAAGAAGCTGATTTAGCTGCCGATTTAAAGAAGGAACAGAATCGAAAGGCAGATTCTATTAGCAGATCGAAGCAGAAAGAAGCTTTAGCATTACAAAGGATAACAAAGCAGAAACGCTTAGACTCAATTACTGCTGCTAACAAAGCAAAATCGATTGCGGAGGTAAATAAGCAAAAAGAACAAGTTAGGCAGGATTCAATTAAAAAAGCGAAGGAAGCAGACGCATTGGCCGATGCACAACAAAAAGAAATACAAAGAAAGGTTGATTCTATAAATGCAATCAAGGTTGCTGCCGAAGCAGCTGCTAAGGAAAAAGCGAGATTAGCTGAAATTGCGCAGAAGACAGAGGAGGATAAGCCACAGGCTGGTGAGAAATATGAGGAGGTTGTTGGTGAAGATGGTCTTACTCCAGGTTATTACTTAATAGCGAACGTTTTTGGAACTAAGAGATATTTCGATGCTTTTATGGCTGACCTAAATAAAAAAGGTTTACAGCCTAAATCGTTCTTTAGAAGCCGTAATAAGTATAATTATGTATATCTAGAACGATATGATACCATGGGGGAAGCAAGAAAAGCTAGAGATGGAAAATTTAATGGTCGTTATGCTGAGAAAACCTGGATTTATAGGGTGGTAGCGAAATAA
- a CDS encoding SixA phosphatase family protein, protein MKVLKTLFIFVFVLSVLSCEDEPKIEDSVSTFYFIRHAEKDRSDKENIDPELTQDGLGRAMHWAEIIDDVPIDAIYTTDYERTQMTAAPSAVKKNLTVQIYDPRTIDIEQFKADNLNKKVLVVGHSNTTPDFVNKMIGQEKYSQIDDHQNGSLFIVEIVNDIATDMRLNFNCNCSD, encoded by the coding sequence ATGAAGGTTTTAAAAACGTTATTCATTTTTGTTTTTGTATTAAGTGTTTTAAGTTGTGAAGACGAACCTAAGATTGAAGATAGTGTTTCAACTTTTTATTTTATTAGACATGCAGAAAAAGACAGGTCTGACAAAGAAAATATTGATCCAGAATTAACCCAAGATGGTTTGGGCAGGGCAATGCATTGGGCAGAAATTATCGATGATGTACCTATTGATGCGATTTACACTACAGATTATGAACGAACCCAGATGACGGCTGCGCCTTCTGCGGTAAAAAAGAATCTAACTGTGCAGATTTATGATCCCAGAACCATCGACATCGAACAATTCAAAGCAGATAACTTAAATAAAAAAGTTCTAGTTGTGGGGCATAGCAACACTACACCAGACTTTGTTAACAAAATGATCGGTCAAGAAAAATACAGTCAAATTGATGATCATCAAAACGGTAGCCTTTTTATTGTTGAAATTGTAAATGATATTGCTACCGATATGCGATTGAACTTTAATTGTAACTGCTCGGACTAA